In the Populus trichocarpa isolate Nisqually-1 chromosome 1, P.trichocarpa_v4.1, whole genome shotgun sequence genome, one interval contains:
- the LOC7496008 gene encoding uncharacterized protein LOC7496008 has protein sequence MAKNFVMLSTEDVFLMTSSAHPARSLFEQCYELQPTFQLLLQGPDHLALNFGEVSTYTQRQVEDTGHPCFVSSVEEVGHIVMDKMNQLSQVEEQSKEAC, from the exons ATGGCCAAAAACTTCGTGATGTTATCAACAGAAGATGTGTTCCTTATGACTTCATCGGCCCACCCAGCAAG ATCTCTGTTTGAACAATGCTATGAACTGCAGCCTACATTTCAACTTCTGCTTCAGGGACCCGATCACCTTGCACTGAATTTTGGTGAAGTTTCGACATATACACAGCGGCAAGTTGAAGACACTGGACATCCTTGTTTTGTTAGCAGTGTTGAGGAGGTGGGACACATTGTAATGGATAAAATGAATCAACTGTCTCAG GTCGAGGAACAGTCTAAAGAGGCTTGCTGA